The Brachybacterium huguangmaarense genome contains a region encoding:
- a CDS encoding SAF domain-containing protein: MTAAALRLRRPRWRDPRLLIGIVLVLVSVIAGMLLLSRLSATTTVLVARGDVVVGDILEADDFTTAELRLGEQVARYADSPDDIPDGAVATATVHAGELLPLSAIGQADGVELRPVVVAVDSAVAASVGPGAQVELWTTPTGTSTDARATSTLLVEDGVVRSVDEGSSLGMRSMTIEVLVAADDVPAVLEALAADDRLDVIAVPGARGATP; encoded by the coding sequence GTGACCGCCGCCGCCCTTCGCCTGCGCCGTCCCCGCTGGCGCGACCCGCGCCTGCTCATCGGCATCGTGCTCGTGCTCGTGAGCGTGATCGCCGGGATGCTGCTCCTCTCGCGCCTCTCGGCGACGACCACGGTGCTCGTGGCACGCGGGGACGTCGTCGTCGGCGACATCCTCGAGGCCGACGACTTCACGACCGCCGAGCTGCGCCTCGGCGAGCAGGTCGCCCGCTACGCGGACTCGCCGGACGACATCCCCGACGGCGCGGTTGCGACCGCCACCGTGCACGCCGGCGAGCTGCTGCCCCTCAGCGCGATCGGGCAGGCCGACGGCGTCGAGCTGCGGCCCGTCGTGGTCGCGGTCGACAGCGCCGTCGCGGCCTCCGTCGGTCCGGGCGCGCAGGTCGAGCTGTGGACGACGCCGACCGGGACGTCGACCGATGCCCGCGCCACCTCGACCCTGCTCGTCGAGGACGGCGTGGTCCGCTCGGTCGACGAGGGCAGCTCGCTCGGGATGCGCTCGATGACCATCGAGGTGCTCGTGGCCGCCGACGACGTGCCGGCCGTGCTCGAGGCGCTCGCCGCCGACGACCGGCTCGACGTGATCGCGGTCCCCGGCGCCCGCGGGGCCACGCCGTGA
- a CDS encoding helix-turn-helix domain-containing protein encodes MPARFVPLSDVAEMLSISASQAYALVRSGELRAIKVGGRGQWRVEQSEIEAYIERSYAETERQLAAERALEAGQNR; translated from the coding sequence ATGCCCGCTCGCTTCGTACCCCTGTCCGACGTGGCCGAGATGCTGTCGATCTCGGCCTCCCAGGCCTATGCGCTCGTGCGATCGGGCGAGCTGCGCGCGATCAAGGTCGGGGGCCGCGGCCAGTGGCGGGTCGAGCAGTCCGAGATCGAGGCGTACATCGAGCGCAGCTACGCCGAGACCGAACGTCAGCTGGCCGCCGAACGCGCTCTCGAGGCCGGGCAGAACCGCTGA